The following proteins are co-located in the Verrucomicrobiia bacterium genome:
- a CDS encoding DNA starvation/stationary phase protection protein, whose translation MAKNKSSSSKTALTDSLNQVLADSYALMSLTHLAHWNVEGPDFFALHTAFQTQYEELFAATDEIAERIRALDAYAIGGLGALAKTAGMKEFAAPMSQEGYVKQLLSANEKLLVDAAKARDLAGKLEDAESQDLMIGRITLHQKTVWMLKSFLKS comes from the coding sequence ATGGCGAAAAACAAATCCTCTTCTTCCAAGACAGCTCTCACTGACAGTCTCAACCAAGTCCTCGCGGATTCTTATGCGCTCATGTCGCTGACGCATCTTGCGCATTGGAATGTCGAAGGTCCTGATTTCTTCGCCCTGCACACTGCTTTTCAAACGCAATACGAAGAACTGTTCGCCGCCACGGATGAGATCGCCGAACGTATCCGTGCCCTCGACGCTTATGCGATCGGCGGCTTGGGTGCGCTCGCCAAGACAGCAGGCATGAAAGAATTCGCCGCGCCCATGTCGCAAGAGGGCTACGTGAAGCAACTCCTCAGTGCGAATGAGAAATTGCTGGTGGATGCTGCCAAAGCCCGTGATCTCGCAGGTAAACTTGAAGACGCGGAAAGCCAGGACTTGATGATTGGCCGTATCACCCTCCATCAGAAAACCGTCTGGATGCTGAAAAGCTTCCTGAAATCCTGA